A genomic window from Palaeococcus ferrophilus DSM 13482 includes:
- a CDS encoding CARDB domain-containing protein, with amino-acid sequence MRKAVSLSIIFLMLLGLAPAARFANALVGTKVVDGIINEWGTLDLVGTAKDNGMAGANLEGLYVAWDDQYLYLAIKTNNSAGWSDLNYGIGIDVDPGTGNGFTGPGDAWGKDIGFGNGYAIDYELYGYWNEGAGRLEYDWGTRTGLQFIKYTGNGWDYSWGNNFPDYRSVFTGDSATGLQTIEVAIPWSALGGKPERIALIAWITGGSGSAVSSAPWDAALEDSGDEWGDTDIFTNLAEVVIAPKTIDGFLDDWSSFEVVAQGVPSGVPGANLDKLYVSYDENYLYIAIKTNNTAKYWPDYGIAIDVNPGSGSGGTTDPWAKEIYFSGKYLPDYIIYAEAQDGQIVWMGMHNWIGSGWGSMGNVKDIGDYAYVGGNQGIQTIEIKIPWSAIGGRPPKLGIMAWAAGNNDHDSAVDTLPVDPEVDYPTVGNAEWTDTDVLSNFALIDIPVLKPDLTVSIKSDVFDVESWQPANITIEVSNIGKVDAKNVTVELYDDNTSIASWKVDVSAGDSVVINHIYTYSSKWGVHELRVVVDPENKIEEVNENNNEATFEIEVGHVQRNMNTMVKLAYYVWPDQYMAYYTMTRELIENASQLILTEDQIAELNALNETLNGIHAEYTEGMGLIGSETYALRGSSKVFHAYRTIRDFYPQVKSFYEYAKNSGVMALVSEVARSEEGLSGANVETLYLGYDSKYYYVAFDVNNTENWDIAYGIAVDAKEGGYKGMSDAWQRKVHFSYKPDYELYMFWSKDTGDITSADFAEWKDGNWEITPLNETEVFFTYKTGVNGLERVIVGIPLEYIPDPESAKVMVFAAGANPGDSLVDSVPYDASMADHDDEWSDVDIVTKYATVSEVGEVKLEGVVVDGKLNDWSDADVVAEDTENFGGEGANLKRLYVKYDSDFLYIALETDNTASWRIAYGIALDYTDGGATDMPDAWGRNIGFKRGVDAEMYFFWNGEFFGEKGTDSITEMTLAIWNGEEWEYRDLGEVALVAWDGGALGLKSLEIAIPWEAIGGKPEKIGVIAWVTGSNTGDSAVDSLPLDDAVKDSDNEWGDSDVLGNFAEVTIQ; translated from the coding sequence ATGAGGAAGGCTGTAAGTCTATCCATAATTTTTCTGATGCTGCTGGGCCTCGCTCCAGCGGCAAGGTTCGCAAACGCCCTTGTGGGCACCAAGGTAGTGGATGGCATTATCAACGAGTGGGGCACGCTCGACCTCGTCGGGACTGCCAAGGACAACGGTATGGCAGGAGCAAACCTCGAGGGTCTTTATGTAGCGTGGGATGACCAGTATCTCTACCTCGCGATAAAGACCAACAACAGTGCTGGGTGGTCCGACCTGAACTACGGAATAGGCATTGACGTTGATCCCGGAACCGGCAACGGCTTCACCGGGCCCGGTGATGCATGGGGGAAGGATATAGGCTTTGGTAACGGCTACGCTATTGACTATGAGTTGTATGGCTACTGGAACGAGGGAGCGGGAAGACTTGAGTATGACTGGGGTACTCGCACTGGCCTGCAGTTCATAAAGTACACTGGCAATGGCTGGGACTACAGTTGGGGGAACAACTTCCCGGACTACCGTTCGGTCTTTACGGGGGACTCGGCAACGGGCCTTCAGACCATTGAGGTGGCAATTCCGTGGAGTGCCCTCGGAGGAAAGCCCGAGAGAATAGCCCTTATAGCGTGGATAACCGGTGGGAGCGGGAGTGCCGTTAGCTCCGCTCCATGGGATGCCGCCCTTGAGGACAGCGGTGACGAGTGGGGGGACACGGACATCTTCACAAATCTCGCCGAGGTGGTTATAGCTCCAAAGACAATAGACGGCTTCCTCGACGACTGGAGCTCGTTCGAGGTTGTGGCCCAGGGGGTACCGAGTGGGGTACCCGGAGCGAACCTTGACAAACTCTACGTCAGCTACGATGAGAACTACCTTTATATAGCCATAAAAACCAACAACACCGCCAAATACTGGCCGGATTATGGTATCGCAATTGATGTCAACCCCGGAAGTGGAAGCGGCGGCACAACGGACCCTTGGGCAAAGGAGATATACTTCTCAGGTAAGTATTTGCCCGATTACATAATCTATGCCGAGGCTCAAGATGGGCAGATAGTGTGGATGGGAATGCACAACTGGATCGGTAGTGGCTGGGGAAGCATGGGAAACGTAAAAGATATCGGGGACTACGCTTACGTTGGAGGCAACCAGGGTATCCAAACAATAGAGATTAAGATACCTTGGAGCGCCATCGGTGGGAGGCCTCCGAAGCTAGGCATCATGGCATGGGCCGCGGGTAACAACGATCACGACTCGGCGGTTGATACACTTCCCGTAGACCCTGAGGTGGATTATCCAACTGTGGGGAACGCTGAGTGGACGGATACTGACGTATTGTCAAACTTTGCCCTTATAGATATCCCCGTACTCAAGCCGGACCTCACCGTTAGCATAAAGAGCGACGTTTTCGACGTTGAGAGCTGGCAGCCGGCCAACATCACCATAGAGGTCTCCAACATAGGCAAGGTTGACGCGAAGAACGTTACGGTTGAGCTCTACGACGACAACACCTCCATAGCGAGCTGGAAGGTTGACGTCTCCGCGGGTGACAGCGTCGTTATAAACCACATCTACACATACTCGAGCAAATGGGGCGTCCACGAGCTCAGAGTTGTGGTTGACCCCGAAAACAAGATTGAGGAGGTAAACGAGAACAACAACGAGGCCACCTTTGAGATAGAGGTTGGCCACGTGCAGAGGAACATGAACACCATGGTTAAGCTGGCCTACTACGTGTGGCCCGACCAGTACATGGCCTACTACACCATGACCAGGGAACTCATAGAGAACGCCTCCCAGTTAATACTTACGGAGGACCAGATTGCCGAGCTCAACGCCCTCAACGAGACTCTCAACGGAATACACGCGGAGTACACGGAGGGAATGGGCCTCATAGGAAGCGAGACCTACGCCCTCAGGGGCTCCTCGAAGGTGTTCCACGCTTACAGGACGATAAGGGACTTCTACCCGCAGGTGAAGAGCTTCTACGAGTACGCCAAGAACTCCGGGGTGATGGCACTCGTTAGCGAGGTTGCCAGGAGCGAGGAGGGACTGAGCGGTGCCAACGTTGAGACCCTCTACCTCGGCTACGACAGCAAGTACTACTACGTTGCCTTTGACGTTAACAACACCGAGAACTGGGACATCGCCTACGGAATAGCCGTTGACGCCAAGGAGGGCGGCTACAAGGGTATGAGTGACGCCTGGCAGAGGAAGGTGCACTTCTCCTACAAACCTGACTACGAGCTCTACATGTTCTGGAGCAAGGACACGGGCGACATCACGAGCGCTGACTTCGCCGAGTGGAAGGATGGCAACTGGGAGATAACCCCGCTCAACGAGACGGAGGTGTTCTTCACCTACAAGACCGGTGTGAACGGTCTCGAGCGCGTCATAGTCGGCATCCCGCTCGAGTACATCCCCGACCCGGAGAGCGCGAAGGTGATGGTTTTTGCCGCCGGCGCCAATCCTGGTGACTCCCTCGTTGATTCCGTGCCCTACGACGCCAGCATGGCCGATCATGACGACGAGTGGAGCGATGTTGACATAGTTACCAAGTACGCGACCGTTTCCGAAGTTGGCGAGGTCAAGCTCGAAGGCGTCGTGGTGGACGGAAAGCTGAACGACTGGAGCGATGCCGATGTGGTCGCGGAGGACACGGAGAACTTCGGAGGGGAGGGTGCAAACCTCAAGAGGCTCTACGTCAAGTACGACAGCGACTTCCTCTACATAGCCCTTGAAACTGACAACACCGCCTCATGGAGGATTGCCTACGGAATAGCCCTCGACTACACGGACGGCGGTGCCACGGACATGCCCGATGCGTGGGGAAGGAACATTGGCTTCAAGAGGGGCGTTGACGCGGAGATGTACTTCTTCTGGAACGGCGAGTTCTTCGGCGAGAAGGGAACGGACAGCATAACGGAGATGACCCTCGCCATATGGAACGGCGAGGAGTGGGAGTACAGAGACCTCGGAGAGGTGGCGCTAGTTGCGTGGGACGGTGGAGCCCTTGGACTCAAGAGCCTTGAGATAGCCATACCGTGGGAGGCAATAGGTGGAAAGCCTGAGAAGATTGGAGTGATCGCGTGGGTGACCGGATCAAACACCGGAGATTCCGCCGTTGACAGCCTGCCGCTGGATGATGCCGTGAAAGACAGCGACAACGAGTGGGGAGACAGCGACGTCCTTGGCAACTTCGCCGAGGTAACAATTCAGTGA
- a CDS encoding diacylglycerol/polyprenol kinase family protein: MSMKSELKRKTFHLTGLSVPALYLLFGREVTLTFVALAFALFVVLEPFRIVENLRDRIKRRLNLYVPSELIERVEREVDGIAREHERRGIASHIYFTLGALTVVYFFPPDIAVGAIAVATLGDAVAAMVGKPFGKHRFKNGKSVEGSIAYFAVAFLILALIDLPHALVGALAGTLAEFYELPPDDNLSNQLAVAIVLYAFRKAFFGI; encoded by the coding sequence GTGAGCATGAAAAGCGAGCTCAAGCGTAAGACCTTTCACCTCACCGGACTGAGCGTTCCGGCACTGTACCTCCTCTTCGGGAGGGAGGTCACCCTGACTTTCGTGGCCCTCGCCTTCGCGCTCTTCGTCGTCCTCGAGCCCTTCAGAATCGTGGAAAACCTGAGGGACAGGATAAAGCGGAGGCTCAACCTCTACGTGCCCTCGGAGCTCATAGAGAGGGTGGAGAGAGAGGTGGACGGGATAGCGAGGGAGCACGAGCGGAGGGGGATAGCCAGCCACATATACTTCACGCTCGGGGCGCTGACGGTGGTGTACTTCTTCCCCCCGGACATAGCGGTGGGAGCGATAGCGGTTGCAACCCTCGGGGATGCCGTGGCGGCCATGGTGGGAAAACCCTTTGGAAAGCACCGCTTCAAGAACGGAAAGAGCGTTGAGGGAAGCATAGCTTACTTCGCGGTCGCGTTCCTAATACTGGCGCTCATAGACCTCCCTCACGCCCTCGTTGGAGCGCTGGCCGGAACTCTGGCCGAGTTCTACGAGCTCCCCCCTGACGACAACCTCTCCAACCAGCTTGCCGTGGCGATTGTGCTCTACGCGTTTAGAAAAGCGTTCTTTGGAATCTAA
- a CDS encoding HAD family hydrolase, which produces MLVLVDLDDTLCNTWEAAKWSVLRLFPHLLRKRKFRAMAYILTQRYRELEQSKELHVLDLDGLMERFMTRVYSRVSEEDLGEMLAIVDRTFFSNLRLYPDARPFLDGLKGMGAKLVMITDSSSYWQRKKLEYLGIKDYFDEIIISGETGRSKLENYNFVLARKKFPREEEVYVVGDRDDTDMRGGKAIGATTIMVRRGYFKGIHPRYADFVVKDLLEALEVIKREHEKRAQA; this is translated from the coding sequence ATGCTCGTGCTCGTTGACCTCGACGATACACTGTGCAACACATGGGAAGCCGCGAAGTGGAGCGTGCTGCGCCTCTTTCCTCACCTGCTCAGGAAGAGGAAGTTCAGGGCGATGGCCTACATCCTGACGCAGCGCTACCGCGAGCTGGAGCAGTCAAAGGAGCTCCACGTTCTTGACCTGGACGGCCTCATGGAGAGGTTCATGACGCGCGTTTACTCGAGGGTGTCGGAGGAGGACCTCGGGGAGATGCTCGCCATAGTGGACAGGACATTTTTCTCAAACCTTCGGCTTTACCCGGACGCGAGGCCCTTCCTCGACGGGCTGAAGGGGATGGGGGCCAAACTGGTAATGATAACGGACTCATCCTCCTACTGGCAGAGGAAGAAGCTCGAGTACCTCGGGATAAAGGACTACTTCGACGAAATCATAATAAGCGGCGAGACGGGGAGGAGCAAGCTCGAGAACTACAACTTTGTCCTCGCCAGAAAGAAGTTTCCCAGGGAGGAAGAAGTTTACGTCGTCGGGGACAGGGACGACACGGACATGAGGGGGGGTAAGGCCATAGGGGCCACGACCATAATGGTGAGGAGGGGCTACTTCAAGGGCATTCACCCCCGCTACGCGGACTTTGTGGTTAAGGACCTTCTAGAGGCGCTTGAGGTGATAAAACGTGAGCATGAAAAGCGAGCTCAAGCGTAA